In a genomic window of Mycolicibacter heraklionensis:
- the tyrS gene encoding tyrosine--tRNA ligase, with amino-acid sequence MPTTILDELTWRGLIAQSTDLDALTADVTNGPITVYAGFDPTAPSLHAGNLVPLLALRRFQRAGHRPIVLAGGATGLIGDPRDSGERTLNTADTVAEWSERIRGQLERFVDFDDGPTGAVVVNNLDWTAPLSAVEFLRDVGKHFSVNVMLDRDTIRRRLDEGISYTEFSYMLLQANDYVQLYQRYGCSLQIGGSDQWGNIIAGVRLVRQKLGATVHALTVPLVTAADGTKFGKSTGGGSLWLDPEMTSPYAWYQYFFNTADADVIRYLRWFTFLSAEELAALEEATAERPHERAAQRALAREFTTLVHGEAATEAVELASQALFGRGELTRLDESTLTAALRETSVAQLEPGAADGIVDLLVATGLSASRGAARRTIGEGGVSVNNVRVDSEEWTPQPEHFLHGRWLVLRRGKRNVAGVERV; translated from the coding sequence ATGCCGACGACGATTCTCGACGAGCTGACCTGGCGCGGGCTGATCGCCCAGTCGACTGACCTGGACGCCCTGACTGCCGACGTGACGAACGGGCCGATCACGGTGTACGCCGGATTCGACCCGACCGCGCCCAGCCTGCACGCCGGAAACCTGGTGCCGCTGCTGGCGTTGCGCCGATTCCAGCGGGCCGGACACCGGCCCATCGTGCTGGCCGGCGGCGCCACCGGGCTCATCGGCGACCCCCGGGACAGCGGCGAACGCACCCTGAACACCGCCGACACCGTGGCCGAGTGGTCCGAGCGGATCCGCGGTCAGCTGGAGCGGTTCGTCGACTTCGACGACGGCCCGACCGGCGCGGTGGTGGTGAACAACCTGGACTGGACCGCGCCGCTGTCGGCGGTGGAATTCCTGCGTGACGTGGGCAAACACTTCTCGGTCAACGTGATGCTGGACCGCGACACCATCCGGCGCCGACTCGACGAGGGCATCTCCTACACCGAGTTCAGCTACATGCTGTTGCAGGCGAACGACTACGTGCAGCTGTATCAGCGGTACGGCTGTTCGCTGCAGATCGGCGGCTCGGATCAGTGGGGCAACATCATCGCCGGGGTCCGGCTGGTTCGCCAGAAACTGGGCGCGACCGTGCACGCGTTGACCGTGCCCCTGGTCACCGCCGCCGACGGCACCAAGTTCGGCAAGTCCACCGGCGGCGGCAGCCTGTGGCTGGATCCGGAGATGACCAGCCCGTACGCCTGGTACCAGTACTTCTTCAACACCGCCGACGCCGACGTGATCCGCTACCTGCGCTGGTTCACCTTCCTGTCGGCCGAGGAGCTGGCCGCGCTGGAGGAGGCGACGGCGGAGCGCCCGCACGAGCGTGCCGCCCAGCGCGCGTTGGCCCGGGAGTTCACCACGCTGGTGCATGGGGAAGCAGCCACCGAGGCGGTCGAGTTGGCCAGCCAGGCGCTGTTCGGCCGCGGTGAGCTGACCCGCTTGGACGAGTCCACCCTGACCGCGGCACTACGGGAGACCTCGGTGGCGCAGTTGGAGCCCGGAGCTGCCGACGGAATTGTCGACCTGTTGGTCGCGACCGGTCTGTCGGCGAGTCGGGGCGCGGCCCGGCGCACTATCGGTGAGGGCGGCGTCTCAGTGAACAACGTCCGCGTCGACAGCGAGGAATGGACGCCGCAGCCGGAGCATTTCCTGCACGGCCGGTGGCTGGTGCTGCGCCGCGGCAAGCGCAACGTGGCGGGGGTCGAACGGGTCTAG
- a CDS encoding acyl-CoA synthetase, giving the protein MCTSFQDRARSRGAAVDLNLSAITRPVEWLMATAQNGLEVLRWGGLETGTVPSPFQIVESTPMYKLRRYFPPDNRPGQPQPGPPVLLVHPMMMSANMWDVTHDEGAVGILHDAGVDPWVIDFGSPDQIEGGMRRNLADHIVGLSQAIDTVAEATGRDVHLAGYSQGGMFAYQTGAYRHSKNIASIIAFGSPVDTLAALPMGLPPNLASGVAGFMADHVFNRLDISGWQARVGFQMMDPLKTAKARMDFLRQLHDREALLPREAQRRFLESEGWIAWSGPAISELLKQFIAHNRMMTGGFAINGQLVTLADITCPVLAFVGEVDDIGQPAAVRGIRRAAPDAKVFEYLLRAGHFGLVVGSKAAELTWPTVARWVLWQSGMGPQPPGVALMSAQPSEGAKRGVAMTSRIAHGLGEASEVALTLARGAADAMVAAQKSVRTMAVETARTLPRLARLGQINDHTRISLGRIIDEQAADSPNGEFLLFDGRVHTYEAVNKRIDNVVRGLIDVGVRQGVHVGVLMATRPSALVAIAALSRLGAVAVLMPTDGDLLPAARLGGISDIIVDPDTLELAGAAARELDCQVLVLGGGEARDLDLPTDIDVVDMEQIDPDAVELPGWYRPNPGFARDLAFVAFGNAAGELVAKQITNFRWALSAFGTASTAALGAGDTVYCLTPLHHESGLLVSLGGAVVGGARIALSRGLNPDRFVAEIRQYGVSVVSYTWAMLGEVIDDPNFVLQGNHPVRLFIGSGMPVGLWNRVTEAFAPAHVVEFFATKDGQAVLANVSGAKVGSKGRPLPGAVDVELAAYDCDHDLILEDDRGFVRVAETDEVGVLLAKPRGPIDPSASVKRGVFAPADTWISTEFLFRRDADGDYWLVGGRASSVRTDRGIAFPVVITDALGAVTGVDLAVTYRVPTEGADLVVSAVTVQPGATITAADLSEAVAALPSGVGPDVIHVVPDLQLSTVYRPVVGALREAGMPKAGRNAWYFDATSRQFKRLTAAVRAELAGGRR; this is encoded by the coding sequence ATGTGCACGTCATTCCAGGATCGAGCGCGAAGTAGGGGAGCTGCGGTGGATCTGAACTTGTCGGCCATTACCCGGCCGGTCGAGTGGCTGATGGCCACCGCACAGAACGGCCTGGAGGTGCTGCGCTGGGGCGGCCTGGAGACCGGAACGGTGCCGTCACCGTTCCAGATCGTCGAGAGCACCCCGATGTACAAGCTGCGGCGGTACTTCCCGCCGGACAACCGGCCGGGGCAACCGCAGCCCGGACCGCCGGTGCTGCTGGTGCACCCGATGATGATGTCGGCAAACATGTGGGACGTCACACACGATGAGGGCGCGGTCGGCATTCTGCACGACGCCGGGGTGGACCCGTGGGTGATCGACTTCGGTTCACCGGACCAGATCGAAGGCGGCATGCGCCGCAATCTGGCCGACCACATCGTCGGCCTGAGCCAGGCCATCGACACCGTCGCCGAGGCCACCGGGCGCGACGTGCACCTGGCCGGCTACTCCCAGGGCGGCATGTTCGCCTATCAGACCGGGGCATACCGGCATTCGAAGAACATCGCCAGCATCATCGCGTTCGGTTCGCCGGTGGACACCCTGGCCGCGCTGCCGATGGGCCTGCCGCCCAACCTGGCCTCCGGTGTCGCCGGTTTCATGGCCGACCACGTCTTCAACCGGCTGGACATCTCGGGATGGCAGGCGCGTGTCGGCTTTCAGATGATGGACCCGCTCAAGACGGCGAAGGCGCGGATGGACTTCCTGCGTCAGCTGCACGACCGGGAGGCCCTGCTGCCCCGCGAGGCGCAGCGGCGGTTCCTGGAGTCCGAGGGCTGGATCGCCTGGTCGGGTCCGGCGATCTCCGAGCTGCTCAAGCAGTTCATCGCCCACAACCGGATGATGACCGGTGGTTTCGCCATCAACGGTCAACTGGTCACGCTCGCCGACATCACCTGCCCGGTGCTGGCATTCGTCGGCGAGGTCGACGACATCGGCCAGCCGGCGGCCGTCCGCGGGATCCGCCGCGCCGCGCCGGATGCCAAGGTCTTCGAATATCTGCTGCGGGCGGGCCACTTCGGTCTGGTGGTGGGCTCCAAGGCCGCCGAGCTGACCTGGCCGACCGTGGCGCGCTGGGTGCTGTGGCAGTCCGGGATGGGCCCGCAGCCACCAGGAGTGGCACTGATGTCCGCGCAGCCATCCGAGGGCGCCAAGCGCGGCGTCGCGATGACGTCACGGATCGCGCACGGGCTGGGGGAGGCCTCCGAGGTCGCGTTGACACTGGCGCGCGGAGCCGCGGACGCCATGGTGGCGGCGCAGAAATCGGTGCGCACCATGGCGGTTGAGACCGCCCGCACGCTGCCCCGGCTGGCTCGGCTGGGACAGATCAACGACCACACCCGAATCTCGCTGGGCCGCATCATCGATGAGCAGGCCGCCGACTCACCCAACGGCGAATTCCTGTTGTTCGACGGTCGGGTACACACCTACGAGGCGGTCAACAAGCGCATCGACAACGTCGTCCGCGGCCTGATCGACGTCGGGGTGCGTCAAGGCGTGCACGTCGGCGTGCTGATGGCCACCCGGCCCAGCGCCCTGGTCGCGATCGCGGCGTTGTCCCGGCTGGGCGCGGTGGCCGTGCTGATGCCCACCGACGGAGACCTGCTGCCCGCGGCTCGCCTGGGCGGCATCTCCGACATCATCGTCGACCCGGACACTCTCGAGCTGGCCGGCGCGGCCGCCCGCGAACTGGACTGCCAGGTGCTGGTGCTCGGCGGTGGTGAAGCCCGCGACCTGGACCTGCCCACCGACATCGACGTCGTCGACATGGAGCAGATCGACCCGGACGCCGTCGAACTGCCCGGCTGGTACCGGCCGAACCCGGGCTTCGCCCGCGACCTGGCATTCGTGGCTTTCGGCAACGCGGCCGGCGAGCTGGTGGCCAAGCAGATCACCAACTTCCGCTGGGCGCTCTCGGCGTTCGGCACCGCGTCGACGGCGGCCCTGGGCGCAGGCGACACGGTGTACTGCCTCACGCCGCTGCACCACGAGTCCGGGCTGCTGGTCAGTCTCGGCGGTGCGGTGGTCGGCGGCGCCCGCATCGCGCTGTCACGTGGCCTGAACCCGGACCGGTTCGTCGCCGAAATTCGCCAGTACGGCGTCAGCGTGGTGTCCTACACCTGGGCGATGCTGGGCGAGGTCATCGACGACCCGAACTTCGTCTTGCAGGGCAACCACCCGGTCCGGCTGTTCATCGGTTCCGGTATGCCCGTCGGCCTGTGGAACCGGGTCACCGAGGCGTTCGCGCCGGCCCACGTCGTCGAGTTCTTCGCCACCAAGGACGGTCAGGCCGTGCTGGCCAACGTGTCCGGCGCCAAGGTCGGCAGCAAGGGACGCCCGCTGCCCGGTGCGGTGGATGTGGAGCTGGCCGCCTACGACTGCGACCACGACCTGATTCTCGAGGACGACCGGGGTTTCGTGCGGGTCGCCGAGACCGACGAAGTCGGTGTGCTGCTGGCCAAACCCCGCGGACCGATCGACCCGTCGGCCTCGGTCAAGCGGGGGGTGTTCGCGCCGGCCGACACCTGGATCTCCACGGAGTTCTTGTTCCGGCGCGACGCCGACGGTGACTACTGGCTGGTCGGCGGCCGCGCGTCCAGCGTCCGTACCGACCGGGGCATCGCGTTCCCGGTGGTCATCACCGATGCGCTCGGTGCTGTCACCGGCGTCGACCTGGCGGTGACCTATCGGGTGCCGACCGAGGGGGCGGACCTTGTGGTGTCGGCGGTGACGGTGCAGCCGGGCGCCACCATCACCGCCGCCGACCTCAGCGAGGCGGTGGCAGCTCTTCCCTCCGGCGTCGGTCCTGACGTCATCCACGTGGTGCCGGACCTGCAGCTGAGCACGGTGTACCGCCCGGTCGTCGGCGCGCTGCGCGAGGCCGGAATGCCCAAGGCCGGACGCAACGCCTGGTACTTCGATGCCACCAGTCGACAGTTCAAGCGGCTGACGGCCGCGGTGCGTGCCGAACTGGCCGGTGGCCGGCGATGA
- a CDS encoding ABC transporter permease translates to MSSDGGSVPVHHPAHHRAPSRLTGFLQLRPFVATTLRILRQLAGDRRSVAMILLVPSLVITLMYFMFGNAAHPPGTPSPFNAACLVMLGLFPLFLMFVITAITMQRERASGTLERILTTPLRRGDLLAAYGTAFSVAAAAQASLACVVAFWLLGFHTVGSPAWVFAIAIINAVLGVGLGLLCSAFARTEFQAVQFIPLVMVPQLLLAGIIVPRAAMPGWLQWLSNAMPASYALEALQQVGAHPELTGVAVRDIVIVLAFAVAALGLAAVTLRRRTP, encoded by the coding sequence ATGTCGAGCGATGGAGGAAGCGTTCCTGTCCATCATCCGGCGCACCACCGCGCCCCGAGCCGGCTGACCGGATTCCTGCAGTTGCGGCCCTTCGTGGCCACCACACTGCGAATCCTGCGCCAGCTCGCCGGTGACCGGCGCAGTGTCGCGATGATTCTGCTGGTGCCCAGCCTGGTCATCACGCTGATGTACTTCATGTTCGGCAACGCCGCGCACCCGCCGGGCACGCCGTCGCCATTCAATGCGGCGTGCCTGGTCATGCTGGGCCTGTTTCCGCTGTTCTTGATGTTCGTCATCACCGCAATCACCATGCAGCGCGAACGCGCCTCGGGAACCCTGGAGCGCATCTTGACCACCCCGCTGCGCCGGGGCGACCTGCTCGCCGCCTACGGAACGGCGTTCTCGGTCGCGGCGGCCGCCCAGGCCAGTCTGGCGTGTGTTGTCGCGTTCTGGCTGCTCGGTTTCCACACCGTGGGCAGCCCGGCCTGGGTGTTCGCGATCGCGATCATCAACGCGGTGCTCGGTGTCGGGCTGGGCCTGCTGTGCAGTGCGTTCGCCCGCACCGAATTTCAGGCCGTGCAGTTCATTCCGCTGGTGATGGTGCCGCAACTGTTGCTGGCCGGGATCATCGTGCCGCGCGCGGCGATGCCCGGGTGGCTGCAGTGGTTGAGCAACGCGATGCCGGCCAGCTATGCACTCGAAGCACTGCAGCAGGTGGGCGCCCACCCGGAACTGACCGGTGTCGCGGTGCGCGACATCGTCATCGTGCTGGCGTTCGCGGTCGCGGCACTGGGATTGGCCGCGGTCACGCTACGGCGACGGACGCCGTGA
- a CDS encoding TetR family transcriptional regulator encodes MAIAPHSRKPGRPSGASDTRDRILAAARELFARNGFANTSIRAVAAQAGVDAALVHHYHGTKQQLFAAAVALPIDPMVVLGPLRETPVEQLGRTLPELLLPLWDSQAGTGLIAAMRSMLTGTEVPLARSFFRDIVIAELSPRIDEPAGTGVLRAEFAASQLMGVVVARYIVGLEPIASLPAQEVVAMIAPTLQRYLTGDLPGPPGQ; translated from the coding sequence ATGGCCATCGCGCCGCACAGCCGTAAACCGGGTCGCCCGTCGGGTGCCTCCGACACCCGCGACAGGATCCTGGCTGCGGCCCGAGAGCTATTCGCCCGCAACGGTTTCGCGAACACCTCCATCCGGGCGGTGGCCGCTCAAGCGGGCGTCGACGCGGCGCTGGTGCACCACTACCACGGCACCAAGCAACAGCTGTTCGCCGCCGCGGTCGCGCTGCCGATCGATCCGATGGTGGTGCTGGGGCCGCTGCGGGAGACACCGGTCGAGCAACTCGGGCGCACCCTGCCCGAACTGCTGCTGCCACTGTGGGATTCGCAGGCCGGCACCGGTCTGATCGCGGCAATGCGGTCGATGCTCACCGGGACCGAGGTGCCGCTGGCCCGATCGTTCTTTCGCGACATCGTGATCGCCGAACTCTCCCCGCGCATCGACGAACCGGCCGGAACCGGAGTACTGCGGGCCGAGTTCGCCGCAAGCCAGTTGATGGGCGTCGTGGTAGCCCGCTACATCGTCGGGCTGGAGCCGATCGCCTCGTTGCCGGCGCAGGAGGTCGTGGCGATGATCGCTCCCACCCTGCAGCGTTATCTCACCGGGGATCTGCCGGGCCCGCCTGGGCAATGA
- a CDS encoding ABC transporter ATP-binding protein — MMISSRDEFSGSGPAIAIDHLRVVRGKRPVLHDLSVQIAPGTITGLLGPSGCGKTTLMRCIVGTQLITDGRVEVLGSPAGSPVLRHRVGYMPQRATIYDDLRVIDNVRYFAALAGVDARDADDAIESVDLQKHRGDYCANLSGGQRARVSLACALVGRPDLLVLDEPTIGLDPVLRAELWQQFAALARRGATLLVSSHVMDEAEHCGDLLLMREGWLLARTTPRRLREETGCRAMEEAFLSIIRRTTAPRAG, encoded by the coding sequence ATGATGATTTCATCGCGTGATGAATTCTCGGGTTCGGGTCCGGCCATCGCGATCGATCATCTGCGGGTGGTGCGGGGCAAAAGGCCGGTACTGCACGACCTCTCCGTGCAGATCGCCCCGGGCACCATCACCGGCCTGCTCGGGCCATCTGGCTGCGGAAAGACCACGCTGATGCGTTGCATCGTGGGCACTCAACTCATCACCGACGGCCGGGTCGAGGTGCTGGGCAGCCCGGCCGGCTCCCCCGTGCTGCGCCATCGGGTCGGCTACATGCCGCAGCGGGCCACGATCTACGACGACCTGCGGGTGATCGACAACGTGCGGTACTTCGCCGCGCTCGCCGGGGTCGACGCCCGCGACGCGGACGACGCGATCGAATCGGTGGACCTGCAGAAGCACCGCGGCGACTACTGCGCCAACCTGTCCGGTGGGCAGCGCGCCCGCGTCTCGCTGGCCTGCGCATTGGTCGGCCGGCCGGACCTGCTGGTGCTCGACGAGCCGACGATCGGCCTGGACCCGGTGCTGCGCGCCGAGCTCTGGCAGCAGTTCGCGGCGCTGGCCCGGCGCGGCGCCACGTTGCTGGTGTCCAGTCATGTGATGGACGAGGCCGAGCACTGCGGCGATCTGCTGCTGATGCGCGAGGGCTGGCTGCTGGCGCGCACCACCCCGAGGCGACTGCGAGAGGAGACCGGATGTCGAGCGATGGAGGAAGCGTTCCTGTCCATCATCCGGCGCACCACCGCGCCCCGAGCCGGCTGA
- a CDS encoding ABC-F family ATP-binding cassette domain-containing protein, whose amino-acid sequence MAHLLGAEALHLRYATGVVLDSVTLGVNDGARIGIVGRNGDGKSSLLRLLAGAATPDSGRVTRRSGLRVGLLDQADTLDPDSTLGASLVGEQADHEWASDPRIRDVVEGLVSDISWDATISELSGGQRRRVQLAALLIGEWDVICLDEPTNHLDVEGITWLARHLQQRWARNSGGLLVVTHDRWFLDEVATTTWEVHDRIVEPFQGGYAAYVLQRVERDRMAAASEARRQNLLRKELAWLRRGAPARTSKPKFRIEAANALIADVPPLRNDVELMKLATARLGKDVIDLLDVSVTFDGKPVLRDVEWRIGPGERTGIVGANGAGKSTLLGLIAGTVVPDSGRVKRGKTVRLGMLDQQSAELATLAQDRVADVLGRLRNDYQVDGKEMTPAQLLERLGFGSAQLSARVGELSGGQQRRLQLMLTLLAEPNVLVLDEPTNDVDTDMLTATEDLLDSWPGTLIVVSHDRYLLERVTDNQYAILDGQLRHLPGGVDEYLQLAADARRAPVSRPVAAAADAPGPLSGAELRAAQKDLAAVDRRLARLAEQIEAKHHQLADYDQSDHVGLAELTRELRALEAEVAEQEGRWLELSELVE is encoded by the coding sequence GTGGCACACCTGCTCGGAGCCGAGGCCCTTCACCTGCGGTACGCCACCGGTGTGGTGTTGGACTCAGTCACCCTTGGGGTGAACGACGGCGCCCGGATCGGGATCGTCGGCCGCAACGGGGACGGAAAATCGTCGCTGCTGCGCCTGCTGGCCGGCGCCGCGACCCCGGATTCGGGCCGCGTCACCCGGCGCAGCGGTCTGCGAGTCGGGTTGCTGGACCAGGCCGACACCCTCGACCCGGACAGCACGTTGGGGGCGTCATTGGTCGGTGAGCAAGCCGACCACGAATGGGCGTCTGACCCACGGATCCGTGACGTGGTCGAGGGCTTGGTCTCCGACATCTCGTGGGACGCAACCATCTCCGAGCTGTCCGGCGGACAGCGCCGACGAGTGCAGTTGGCGGCGTTGCTGATCGGCGAGTGGGATGTGATCTGCCTCGACGAGCCGACCAACCACCTCGACGTGGAGGGGATCACCTGGCTGGCCCGGCATCTTCAGCAGCGCTGGGCCCGCAACAGCGGCGGCCTGCTGGTGGTCACCCACGACCGGTGGTTTCTCGACGAAGTGGCCACCACCACCTGGGAGGTGCACGACCGCATCGTGGAGCCGTTCCAGGGCGGCTACGCGGCTTACGTCCTGCAGCGGGTGGAGCGCGATCGGATGGCCGCGGCCAGTGAGGCCAGGCGGCAGAACCTGTTACGCAAGGAGTTGGCCTGGCTGCGACGTGGGGCACCGGCCCGCACGTCCAAGCCGAAGTTCCGCATCGAGGCGGCCAACGCACTGATCGCCGACGTCCCGCCGCTGCGCAACGACGTCGAGCTGATGAAGCTGGCGACCGCGCGGCTGGGCAAGGACGTCATCGACCTGCTCGATGTGTCGGTGACTTTTGACGGCAAACCGGTGCTGCGCGACGTCGAATGGCGGATCGGCCCCGGTGAGCGCACCGGGATCGTCGGCGCCAACGGTGCTGGGAAATCCACCCTGCTCGGTCTGATCGCCGGCACGGTGGTGCCGGACAGCGGCCGGGTCAAGCGCGGCAAGACGGTGCGACTGGGCATGTTGGACCAGCAGTCGGCGGAGTTGGCGACGCTCGCGCAAGACCGGGTGGCCGACGTGCTGGGCCGGCTGCGCAACGACTATCAGGTCGACGGCAAGGAGATGACGCCCGCGCAGCTGTTGGAGCGGCTCGGGTTCGGCAGCGCTCAGCTGTCGGCGCGGGTGGGCGAGCTCTCCGGCGGGCAGCAGCGGCGGCTGCAGTTGATGCTCACCTTGCTCGCCGAGCCGAACGTGCTGGTGCTCGACGAGCCCACCAACGACGTCGACACCGACATGCTGACCGCGACCGAGGACCTGTTGGACTCCTGGCCGGGCACCTTGATCGTGGTCTCCCATGACCGGTATCTGCTGGAGCGGGTGACCGACAACCAATACGCGATCCTGGACGGGCAACTGCGCCACCTGCCGGGCGGTGTCGACGAATACCTACAGCTGGCCGCCGACGCCCGTCGCGCACCGGTGTCGCGGCCCGTGGCCGCGGCCGCCGATGCCCCCGGGCCGCTGTCCGGAGCGGAACTGCGTGCGGCACAGAAGGATCTGGCCGCCGTCGATCGCCGGCTGGCCCGGCTGGCCGAGCAGATCGAGGCCAAACATCACCAGCTGGCCGACTACGACCAGTCCGATCATGTGGGCCTGGCGGAGCTCACCCGGGAGCTGAGGGCACTCGAGGCCGAGGTGGCCGAGCAGGAGGGCCGTTGGTTGGAGCTCTCGGAGCTCGTGGAGTAA
- a CDS encoding DNA-3-methyladenine glycosylase, producing MSAAGLAVDPLAAARRLLGATLTCRGVNATIVEVEAYGGVPDGPWPDPAAHSYRGPTARNTVMFGPPGHLYTYRSYGMHICANVVCGPDGTAAAVLLRAAVVDEGESLARVRRGDAVPGVALARGPGNLCSALGITMEDNGIDLFDPCSPVRLRLGGPLTALTGPRVGVSQAADRPWRLWAPGTPEVSVYRRSPRAPAPGASD from the coding sequence GTGAGTGCTGCCGGGCTTGCCGTCGACCCGCTCGCGGCTGCCCGGCGGTTGCTCGGCGCCACCCTCACCTGTCGCGGCGTCAATGCCACCATCGTCGAAGTGGAGGCCTACGGCGGTGTGCCCGACGGGCCGTGGCCCGACCCGGCGGCGCATTCCTACCGCGGTCCCACTGCGCGCAACACGGTGATGTTCGGCCCGCCCGGGCATCTTTACACCTACCGCAGCTACGGCATGCACATCTGCGCCAACGTGGTCTGCGGCCCGGACGGGACGGCCGCCGCGGTGCTGCTGCGGGCCGCGGTGGTGGACGAGGGGGAGTCGCTGGCGCGGGTTCGCCGCGGCGACGCCGTGCCGGGCGTGGCATTGGCTCGCGGTCCGGGGAATCTGTGTTCCGCGTTGGGAATCACTATGGAAGACAACGGGATCGACTTGTTCGACCCGTGCAGTCCGGTGCGGCTGCGGCTCGGCGGGCCGCTCACGGCGCTGACCGGACCGCGGGTGGGCGTCAGCCAGGCCGCCGACCGGCCATGGCGGCTGTGGGCGCCCGGGACGCCCGAGGTTTCGGTCTACCGACGCAGCCCGCGGGCACCGGCGCCGGGCGCCTCGGACTGA
- a CDS encoding Trm112 family protein, protein MIAHDLLDILVCPADRGPLLLVQRSGAQVLYNPRLHRAYRIDDGIPVLLVDEAEDVGDDEHALLIAQAGPADPR, encoded by the coding sequence ATGATCGCCCACGACCTGTTGGACATCCTGGTCTGCCCGGCCGACCGCGGCCCGCTGCTGTTGGTGCAGCGTTCCGGCGCCCAGGTGCTCTACAACCCGCGTCTGCACCGGGCCTACCGCATCGACGACGGCATTCCGGTGCTGCTGGTCGATGAGGCCGAGGACGTCGGCGACGACGAGCACGCCCTGCTCATTGCCCAGGCGGGCCCGGCAGATCCCCGGTGA